The following proteins are co-located in the Egibacteraceae bacterium genome:
- the dnaA gene encoding chromosomal replication initiator protein DnaA, with protein MDPTPDPDDLMAVDTDLDDLWQRCLAHLQHRLTGPAHRAWLNDTDMVGYDDDTVVLAAPHNLAREQITGPYSEDVHSVLVSETGREVRVVVIVAPDADPSPVSDPDPDPTPPARPQPRARAAWGPEEFPRPAADRDGALNDKYTFERFVIGASNRFAHAAAFAVAEAPATAYNPLFIYGHAGLGKTHLLQAVGHYTTMLYPHLRCRYVTSEQFTNEFIDAISNGRQVSFQRRYRDVDVLLIDDIQFLQSKERTQEEFFHTFNALHTTDKQIVISSDRPPKQIGHLEERLKTRFKWGLITDIQPPDLETRLAILRKKSAQEGLLVPADVLDLIANNIQSNIRELEGALIRVIAHGSLEHTEVNLEMAQWVLKDLFPDEEDTAIGVELIQSETAAYFRLSVEELCSASRTRQLVNARQIAMYLTRELTDLSLPKIGLAFGGRDHTTVMHAKKKISALIKERPSVFKQVQELTGRVKTAARRPQ; from the coding sequence GTGGATCCGACGCCGGACCCCGACGACCTGATGGCGGTCGACACCGACCTCGACGACCTCTGGCAACGCTGTCTGGCCCACCTCCAGCACCGCCTGACCGGTCCGGCCCACCGGGCGTGGCTGAACGACACCGACATGGTCGGCTATGACGACGACACCGTGGTACTGGCCGCCCCCCACAACCTGGCCCGCGAGCAGATCACCGGTCCGTACAGCGAGGACGTGCACTCGGTCCTCGTGAGCGAGACCGGGCGGGAGGTGCGCGTGGTGGTGATCGTGGCCCCCGACGCCGACCCGTCGCCGGTCAGCGACCCCGATCCCGACCCCACGCCACCCGCACGACCCCAGCCACGCGCCCGCGCCGCCTGGGGCCCCGAGGAGTTCCCCCGCCCCGCCGCCGACCGGGACGGCGCCCTGAACGACAAGTACACCTTCGAGCGCTTCGTCATCGGCGCGAGCAACCGCTTCGCCCACGCGGCGGCCTTCGCCGTCGCCGAGGCGCCCGCCACGGCCTACAACCCGCTGTTCATCTACGGCCACGCGGGCCTCGGCAAGACCCACCTCCTGCAAGCCGTCGGCCACTACACCACGATGCTCTACCCCCACCTGCGGTGCCGCTACGTCACCAGCGAGCAGTTCACCAACGAGTTCATCGACGCGATCTCCAACGGGCGCCAGGTGTCGTTCCAGCGCCGCTACCGCGACGTGGACGTCCTGCTCATCGACGACATCCAGTTCCTGCAGTCAAAGGAGCGCACCCAGGAGGAGTTCTTCCACACCTTCAACGCGCTGCACACCACCGACAAGCAGATCGTGATCTCCTCGGACCGCCCACCCAAGCAGATCGGCCACCTCGAGGAGCGCCTGAAGACCCGGTTCAAGTGGGGGCTCATCACCGACATCCAGCCCCCCGACCTGGAGACCCGCCTGGCGATCCTGCGCAAGAAGTCGGCCCAGGAGGGCCTGCTCGTGCCCGCCGACGTCCTCGACCTCATCGCCAACAACATCCAGTCGAACATCCGCGAGCTGGAGGGCGCGCTCATCCGGGTGATCGCCCACGGCAGCCTGGAGCACACCGAGGTCAACCTGGAGATGGCCCAGTGGGTCCTGAAGGACCTGTTCCCCGACGAGGAGGACACCGCGATCGGCGTCGAGCTGATCCAGTCGGAGACCGCGGCCTACTTCCGCCTGAGCGTGGAGGAGCTGTGCTCGGCCAGCCGCACCCGCCAGCTCGTCAACGCCCGCCAGATCGCCATGTACCTCACCCGCGAGCTGACCGACCTGAGCCTGCCCAAGATCGGCCTGGCCTTCGGCGGGCGCGACCACACCACCGTGATGCACGCGAAGAAGAAGATCAGCGCGCTCATTAAGGAGCGTCCCTCGGTCTTCAAGCAGGTGCAGGAGCTCACCGGCCGGGTCAAGACCGCCGCGCGGCGACCGCAGTGA
- the rpmH gene encoding 50S ribosomal protein L34, whose amino-acid sequence MKRTYQPKTRKRKRKHGFRHRMRTRSGRAIVSRRRAKGRGRLSV is encoded by the coding sequence ATGAAGCGCACGTACCAGCCGAAGACCCGCAAGCGCAAGCGCAAGCACGGCTTCCGCCATCGCATGCGCACGCGCTCAGGGCGCGCGATCGTCAGCCGCCGACGGGCCAAGGGGCGCGGCCGCCTGAGCGTGTGA
- the rnpA gene encoding ribonuclease P protein component — protein sequence MTDFDRLHTTGDIRAVFAARTVAHGPAMVVHARRRSDDGPARATVVVGRKVGDAVRRNRAKRRLRAALHQTSAPRGLDVVVVGRSPALTADFSALTGEVARLLDRVSDKAGTPPQAAGSAA from the coding sequence ATGACTGACTTCGACCGTCTCCACACCACGGGCGATATCCGTGCGGTCTTCGCGGCGCGCACCGTGGCGCACGGCCCCGCGATGGTGGTGCACGCGCGCCGGCGGTCCGACGATGGGCCGGCTCGGGCGACCGTGGTGGTCGGGCGCAAGGTCGGCGACGCGGTCCGGCGCAACCGGGCGAAGCGCCGGCTCCGGGCGGCGTTGCACCAGACCAGCGCCCCGCGCGGCCTGGACGTGGTGGTGGTGGGGCGCTCCCCCGCGCTGACCGCGGACTTCTCGGCGCTGACCGGCGAGGTCGCCCGGCTGCTCGATCGCGTGAGCGACAAGGCGGGGACGCCGCCCCAGGCCGCGGGGAGCGCGGCATGA
- the yidD gene encoding membrane protein insertion efficiency factor YidD, with protein MTAAVGGPARVGSTATAPGPVAWVLIQLVRVYRAVPRPAAAVPRCRFLPSCSGYALEALRVHGALRGGWLAARRLGRCHPWNPGGFDEVPPPSGARRSPRIHSERT; from the coding sequence ATGACCGCCGCCGTGGGGGGACCTGCCCGCGTTGGCAGCACCGCGACGGCGCCGGGTCCGGTGGCGTGGGTGCTCATCCAGCTGGTGCGGGTCTACCGGGCGGTGCCGAGGCCGGCGGCGGCGGTGCCGCGCTGCCGCTTCCTGCCGAGTTGCTCGGGGTACGCGCTGGAGGCACTGCGCGTGCACGGCGCTCTGCGGGGCGGGTGGCTCGCCGCGCGCCGCCTCGGGCGCTGCCATCCCTGGAATCCCGGCGGGTTCGACGAGGTCCCACCGCCGTCCGGTGCCCGCCGAAGCCCGCGCATCCACAGCGAGAGGACGTAG
- a CDS encoding YidC/Oxa1 family membrane protein insertase, which yields MAIWNALIDGLEAVLRFFHGISSGVPVFELAAWGWAIVLLTFSVRVVLLPLAVKQISSMRAMQGLQPEMKKIQAKYKTDREMMRANPEKYQERRKKQQEEMMKLYKEHNVNPAASCLPLLAQMPVFFALFTLLRGDRVSELSQEGFYLIPSLAEVPTAQMGVGVILLIALMGLSTFASQKQMMASNPASAAQPQQKVLLYAMPVLLTVFAVNLPVGVLLYWVTTNVWTMGQQYVMFRNIEPAAAPGKPKPKQA from the coding sequence GTGGCCATCTGGAACGCCTTGATCGACGGCCTGGAGGCGGTGCTGCGGTTCTTCCACGGCATTTCCAGCGGCGTGCCGGTATTCGAGCTGGCGGCATGGGGCTGGGCGATCGTCCTGCTGACCTTCTCGGTGCGGGTGGTGTTGCTGCCTCTGGCCGTCAAGCAGATCAGCTCCATGCGCGCGATGCAGGGGCTGCAGCCGGAGATGAAGAAGATCCAGGCCAAGTACAAGACCGACCGCGAGATGATGCGGGCGAACCCGGAGAAGTACCAGGAGCGACGCAAGAAGCAACAAGAAGAGATGATGAAGCTCTACAAGGAGCACAACGTCAACCCGGCGGCCAGCTGCCTGCCGCTGCTGGCGCAGATGCCGGTCTTCTTCGCCCTCTTCACGCTGCTGCGGGGTGACCGCGTGTCCGAGCTCAGCCAGGAGGGCTTCTACCTCATCCCGAGCCTGGCCGAGGTGCCCACCGCCCAGATGGGCGTCGGCGTCATCCTGCTGATCGCGCTGATGGGCCTCAGCACGTTCGCGTCCCAGAAGCAGATGATGGCCAGCAACCCGGCGTCGGCGGCGCAGCCCCAGCAGAAGGTGCTGCTGTACGCCATGCCGGTCCTGCTCACGGTGTTTGCCGTGAACCTGCCGGTCGGGGTGCTGCTGTACTGGGTGACGACCAACGTCTGGACCATGGGCCAGCAGTACGTGATGTTCCGTAACATCGAGCCGGCGGCAGCGCCGGGGAAACCCAAGCCGAAGCAGGCGTAG
- the jag gene encoding RNA-binding cell elongation regulator Jag/EloR, which produces MTTSAEGRGATVDEAVQRARAELGLSDADTEVTVEVLAEGRKGLFGGGRRAHVRVTPREISDEEHPPQAAHAAMGDQTHDQEDGVADTETSTTEATEADTDDVTVARSSDDVEAELTPEERMDQLDQEAELAADFVEGLLDRFDLPGDLEIEVHEDQAFVNLQDVDSGILIGRRGATLEALQELVRSAVQRQTERRAHVRIDVEGYKARHTEKLRDKCREAIAQVRETGEPFRLEPMDAYERKLMHSVVARTGGVTSVSEGHEPKRRVVIHPEG; this is translated from the coding sequence TTGACGACAAGCGCAGAAGGCCGGGGTGCCACGGTGGACGAAGCGGTCCAGCGGGCGCGGGCCGAGTTGGGCTTGTCCGATGCCGACACGGAGGTCACCGTTGAGGTTTTGGCGGAAGGCCGCAAGGGTCTGTTCGGGGGCGGTCGCCGGGCCCATGTCCGGGTGACGCCCCGAGAGATCAGCGACGAGGAGCACCCCCCGCAGGCGGCCCACGCCGCGATGGGGGACCAGACGCATGACCAGGAGGATGGCGTGGCAGACACCGAGACCAGCACCACCGAAGCCACCGAGGCCGACACCGACGACGTCACCGTCGCCAGATCAAGCGACGACGTCGAGGCGGAGCTGACGCCCGAGGAGCGCATGGACCAGCTCGATCAGGAGGCCGAGCTCGCGGCGGACTTCGTGGAGGGCCTTCTCGACCGGTTCGATCTGCCCGGCGACCTCGAGATCGAGGTCCACGAGGACCAGGCGTTCGTGAACCTGCAAGACGTCGACAGCGGGATCCTGATCGGTCGCCGGGGCGCCACGTTGGAGGCCTTGCAAGAGCTGGTGCGCTCCGCCGTCCAGCGCCAGACCGAGCGGCGGGCCCACGTGCGCATCGACGTGGAGGGCTACAAGGCGCGCCACACCGAGAAGCTGCGCGACAAGTGCCGCGAGGCGATCGCACAGGTGCGCGAGACCGGCGAGCCCTTCCGCCTGGAGCCGATGGACGCCTACGAGCGCAAGCTCATGCACAGCGTGGTCGCGCGCACCGGTGGGGTCACCTCGGTCAGCGAGGGCCACGAGCCCAAGCGCCGCGTCGTCATCCACCCCGAGGGGTAG